Proteins found in one Azospirillum thermophilum genomic segment:
- a CDS encoding alanyl-tRNA editing protein codes for MTMLSRATRKLYYEDAYRKRCTAAVVKTGADHVELDATVAYPEGGGQEADCGVIRTAGGEVLRFIGARKLYGSPVNLPDVPDIEAGGVIQHIVHPDDVAALSRLAAGEAAEIEIDADRRSRLSLSHTASHLLYIAIGMVRADLDVIGCHIKPDGARFDFRVRDRFTETEIRTIETLANGFVERASDIRTYSHDTVPDARYWECEGHVIPCGGTHLDNTRAVGPLQVKRKNLGAGKERISCSFAEARYDLGRYH; via the coding sequence ATGACGATGCTCAGCCGAGCCACCCGCAAGCTCTACTACGAGGATGCCTACCGGAAGCGCTGCACGGCCGCCGTGGTCAAGACCGGCGCCGACCATGTCGAGCTGGACGCGACGGTCGCCTATCCCGAGGGCGGCGGGCAGGAGGCCGATTGCGGCGTCATCCGCACGGCCGGCGGCGAGGTCCTGCGGTTCATCGGCGCGCGGAAGCTCTACGGCAGCCCCGTCAACCTGCCGGACGTCCCCGACATCGAGGCCGGCGGGGTGATCCAGCACATCGTCCATCCGGACGACGTCGCCGCGTTGAGCCGTCTCGCCGCCGGCGAGGCCGCCGAAATCGAGATCGACGCCGACCGGCGCAGCCGGCTGTCGCTGAGCCACACCGCCTCGCACCTCCTCTATATCGCCATCGGCATGGTGCGCGCCGACCTCGACGTGATCGGATGCCACATCAAGCCGGACGGCGCCCGGTTCGACTTCCGGGTCCGGGACCGCTTCACGGAGACCGAGATCAGGACCATCGAGACCCTCGCCAACGGCTTCGTCGAGCGGGCGAGCGACATCAGGACCTACTCCCACGACACCGTCCCGGACGCCCGCTACTGGGAATGCGAGGGGCATGTCATCCCCTGCGGCGGAACGCACCTCGACAACACCCGGGCGGTCGGGCCGCTGCAGGTGAAGAGAAAGAACCTCGGCGCCGGCAAGGAGCGCATCTCCTGCAGCTTCGCCGAGGCCCGCTACGACCTGGGCCGATACCACTGA
- a CDS encoding hemerythrin domain-containing protein — translation MHADSRTGQLLHEDHHRAIDLLNALDRFLVLTGEDRPPACDEPDARKLLADLSPELGRELERHFALEEALFPRIAAAGAYELTADLDADHQTLLPLARRLARLCDLALREGFDEETWPVFRYFGRELVDGLVLHIQKEEGSLLAAVDEVLTPEQDAQLADAQASA, via the coding sequence ATGCACGCCGACAGCCGGACCGGCCAGCTCCTGCACGAGGACCATCACCGCGCCATCGACCTGCTGAACGCGCTCGACCGCTTCCTCGTCCTCACCGGGGAGGACCGCCCGCCGGCCTGCGACGAGCCGGACGCCCGCAAGCTGCTGGCCGACCTGTCGCCCGAGCTTGGCCGCGAGCTGGAGCGTCATTTCGCGCTGGAGGAGGCGCTGTTCCCGCGGATCGCCGCCGCCGGCGCCTATGAGCTGACGGCCGACCTCGACGCCGACCACCAGACGCTGCTGCCGCTGGCCCGCCGCCTCGCCCGGCTGTGCGACCTCGCCCTGCGCGAGGGGTTCGACGAGGAGACCTGGCCGGTCTTCCGCTATTTCGGCCGGGAGCTGGTCGACGGCCTCGTCCTGCATATCCAGAAGGAGGAGGGCAGCCTGCTCGCCGCGGTGGACGAGGTGCTGACGCCGGAGCAGGACGCGCAGCTCGCCGACGCGCAGGCGTCCGCCTGA
- a CDS encoding class I SAM-dependent methyltransferase, whose product MTLDFLPDELKEFHRFEHDGWESVSGLYGDCWEGLTNAFVPALIEAVAPLDGVRLLDLATGLGYAADAARSGGAAATGLDFSASMIDRARARYPEVRFLQGDVHRLPLEDGEFDAAVVNFGVQHFADLQRAFSEIARVLRPGGRLALTIWADGALNEGAGVLERALDAHAARDSRVPRGPSYLELCDDRARIGLLRSNGFDAESVSTRTVRVDWQVPSADHLYWAEHTASVRSGARLREQDEATARRIRSDMAADVERRYLRDGVIRIPMAAHVVAARRL is encoded by the coding sequence ATGACGCTCGATTTCCTGCCGGATGAACTCAAGGAGTTCCACCGGTTCGAACATGACGGCTGGGAGTCCGTTTCCGGGCTTTACGGCGACTGCTGGGAAGGCCTGACCAACGCCTTCGTTCCGGCCCTCATCGAGGCCGTCGCCCCGCTGGACGGGGTGCGTCTTCTCGACCTCGCGACCGGCCTCGGCTATGCGGCGGACGCCGCGCGCTCCGGCGGAGCCGCCGCGACGGGGCTCGACTTCTCCGCGAGCATGATCGACCGGGCGCGGGCGCGCTATCCGGAGGTCAGGTTTCTCCAGGGCGACGTCCATCGCCTGCCGCTGGAGGACGGGGAGTTCGACGCCGCCGTGGTGAATTTCGGCGTCCAGCATTTCGCCGACCTCCAGCGGGCCTTCTCCGAGATCGCGCGCGTGCTGCGGCCGGGGGGGCGGCTCGCCCTGACCATCTGGGCCGACGGCGCGCTGAACGAAGGGGCCGGCGTCCTGGAACGCGCGCTCGACGCCCACGCCGCGCGGGACAGCCGGGTGCCGCGGGGGCCGTCCTACCTCGAACTGTGCGACGACCGCGCCCGGATCGGGCTGCTGCGCTCGAACGGCTTCGATGCGGAGAGCGTCTCGACCCGCACCGTCCGCGTCGACTGGCAGGTTCCCAGCGCCGACCACCTCTACTGGGCCGAGCACACCGCGTCGGTCCGGTCGGGCGCGCGGCTGCGCGAGCAGGACGAGGCGACCGCCCGGCGCATCCGCAGCGACATGGCGGCGGACGTCGAGAGGCGGTACCTGCGCGACGGCGTCATCCGCATTCCGATGGCGGCCCACGTGGTCGCCGCGCGGCGGCTGTGA
- a CDS encoding serine O-acetyltransferase: MFESVVNVACGDLDVFTKKDPAANNDSHRVAHAYSSYRAVLHYRLAHALATSPECRDLATAEELDANAHLISCRGKLLSGAEIHHRCSIGLRFILDHGYGTVIGETTRIGDDCYVLGSVTLGATGIAGNPAAKRHPTIGNRVQIGAFSRIFGPVTIGDDVFIGPHCVIKEDIPSGSTVMLKTALQITRTERGVFQMPAARPAAPGPIQG, encoded by the coding sequence GTGTTCGAGTCCGTCGTCAACGTCGCCTGCGGCGACCTGGATGTCTTCACGAAGAAGGATCCCGCGGCGAACAATGATTCCCACCGGGTCGCCCACGCCTATTCCTCCTACCGGGCCGTGCTGCACTACCGGCTGGCGCACGCGCTGGCGACCTCTCCGGAATGCCGGGATCTGGCGACGGCGGAAGAGCTCGACGCCAACGCGCACCTGATCTCCTGCCGGGGAAAGCTGCTGTCGGGGGCGGAAATCCACCACCGCTGCAGCATCGGCCTGCGCTTCATCCTCGACCACGGCTATGGAACCGTGATCGGCGAGACCACCCGGATCGGCGACGACTGCTACGTGCTCGGCAGCGTCACGCTCGGGGCGACCGGCATCGCCGGCAACCCCGCGGCGAAGCGGCATCCGACCATCGGCAACCGCGTCCAGATCGGCGCCTTCTCCCGGATCTTCGGCCCGGTCACCATCGGCGACGACGTCTTCATCGGGCCGCACTGCGTGATCAAGGAGGACATCCCCTCGGGCTCGACCGTCATGCTGAAGACGGCGCTCCAGATCACCCGCACCGAGCGCGGCGTCTTCCAGATGCCCGCCGCGCGGCCGGCCGCGCCGGGACCGATACAGGGCTGA
- a CDS encoding PLP-dependent cysteine synthase family protein, which yields MRAVEQNPPTGRPTAAPVATPLLELLPGVLVKLECNNPGGSHKVRAARHIVQRALDRGEIVPGVTTVIEKTGGNFGFGLAVACRDIGVPVELAVGLGFSPVKRRCLEMFGARLIGIPMLEAGATPREVVEWHLARGKELGRQYHYTDQFNNPASLAAHEFETGPEIAGQLAARDEVTSLTFVSCAGTGACLSGVARALRTAGYDVEVVLVEPAGCDSRNGVFVDHRLEGASVGVAPPMVDWSMVSHAAPVSAEEMAATQREFAARTGYFVGNSSAACLHVAQSLSHRATKTHKILAIIYDHGLWYFKH from the coding sequence ATGCGCGCAGTCGAACAGAATCCGCCGACGGGCCGGCCGACGGCCGCGCCCGTCGCGACGCCACTCCTCGAATTGCTCCCCGGGGTGCTCGTCAAGCTGGAATGCAACAATCCGGGAGGCAGCCACAAGGTCCGTGCCGCGAGGCACATCGTTCAGCGGGCGCTCGACCGGGGCGAGATCGTTCCCGGCGTCACCACGGTGATCGAGAAGACCGGGGGCAACTTCGGCTTCGGCCTGGCCGTCGCCTGCCGCGACATCGGCGTGCCGGTCGAGCTGGCGGTGGGCCTCGGCTTCAGTCCGGTCAAGCGCCGCTGCCTGGAGATGTTCGGGGCCAGGCTCATCGGCATCCCGATGCTGGAGGCCGGCGCCACCCCGCGCGAGGTGGTGGAGTGGCACCTGGCCAGGGGCAAGGAGCTGGGCAGGCAGTACCATTACACCGACCAGTTCAACAATCCGGCCAGTCTGGCGGCGCACGAGTTCGAGACCGGACCGGAGATCGCCGGCCAGCTCGCCGCGCGGGACGAGGTGACGTCGCTGACCTTCGTCTCCTGCGCCGGCACCGGCGCCTGCCTGTCGGGCGTCGCGCGCGCGCTGCGGACGGCCGGCTACGACGTCGAGGTGGTGCTGGTGGAGCCCGCGGGATGCGATTCGCGCAACGGCGTCTTCGTCGACCACCGTCTGGAAGGGGCGTCCGTCGGGGTGGCGCCGCCCATGGTCGACTGGAGCATGGTCAGCCATGCGGCCCCCGTCAGCGCCGAGGAGATGGCCGCGACCCAGCGGGAGTTCGCGGCCCGCACCGGATACTTCGTCGGCAACAGCTCCGCCGCGTGCCTGCACGTCGCGCAGTCGCTGTCGCACCGGGCCACCAAGACGCACAAGATCCTGGCGATCATCTACGACCATGGGCTGTGGTACTTCAAACACTGA